A genomic segment from Daphnia carinata strain CSIRO-1 chromosome 1, CSIRO_AGI_Dcar_HiC_V3, whole genome shotgun sequence encodes:
- the LOC130695651 gene encoding uncharacterized protein LOC130695651 produces the protein MNPENKPVSFTTAKHVVKEAAAGRPLAEAFISDCERTWGKGKRVSQKRKRYGDDSEDTSPPTVVTATRTSSVINIIQSSKSGEPKGHSSANSIEFQYLSDDDVPPSSQTTLAEKLQWKAVPRGDDRRPGLSIFMNLISVLGVVANAKARQKNEENIEIEVYWNR, from the exons atgaatCCAGAGAACAAGCCTG TGAGTTTTACGACAGCAAAGCATGTTGTCAAAGAGGCAGCTGCTGGTCGTCCTTTAGCCGAGGCTTTCATTTCCGATTGTGAAAGAACTTGGGGGAAAGGAAAACGtgtctcacaaaaaaggaagaggtacGGTGATGACAGTGAAGACACCAGTCCGCCTACAGTTGTTACGGCAACCAGAACAAGTTCCGTCATCAACATTATTCAAA GTAGCAAGAGTGGCGAACCAAAGGGCCACAGCAGCGCAAACAGTatagaatttcaatatttgtcgGATGATGACGTGCCTCCATCTTCACAAACAACG CTGGCCGAAAAACTTCAGTGGAAGGCAGTTCCTCGCGGCGACGATAGACGGCCTGGTCTCTCAATATTTATGAACCTCATTTCAGTTCTAGGAG tcgtTGCGAACGCAAAGGCgcgacaaaaaaacgaagaaaatattgagATTGAGGTTTATTGGAACAGATAA
- the LOC130695498 gene encoding uncharacterized protein LOC130695498 isoform X2, translated as MPNVVLSRESLLFYQQSKMNAKVQSRSLPVVFDDTYQEDGNRGLKSPVALRTKALQGRKAETDGKIKSVKPLQDAAASHKKISEDILLNTSNHLLQVAPEEHHRELNGSKKKGRAKVKGKESTVLQNASKTQINEVEKMKIGKKRDSRQRSKRDTKKQSAENIHEPVYEPSPKRLRIVSNAQSFTTNMASVIGASSNIFSKTDKPNQTLEENIDAKTVSESPAIQMATKPAVTIGTKTPGSTRSEKKLAVSANNCTELEEFAGVQSAKSGQQKKNEFQQAALTVGQNYQRVYPNVQCRPRKVQKTTRTYQDQQHHGY; from the exons ATGCCGAATGTAGTGTTGTCACGCGaatctttattgttttaccAACAGAGTAAAATGAACGCAAa AGTACAAAGTCGATCTCTTCCTGTTGTTTTTGATGACACTTACCAAGAAGATGGTAACCGGGGATTAAAGAGTCCTGTAGCTCTCAGGACCAAAGCATTGCAAGGAAGGAAAGCTGAAACAGACGGGAAAATCAAAAGTGTGAAACCTCTTCAAGATGCTGCTGCATCACATAAGAAAATATCAGAAGATATACTTCTAAACACCTCAAATCACCTCTTACAAGTTGCTCCAGAGGAACATCACCGTGAACTAAATGGATctaagaaaaaag GAAGGGCAAAAGTAAAAGGGAAAGAGTCTACCGTCCTTCAAAATGCTAGTAAAACTCAAATAAATGAGgttgagaaaatgaaaattggcAAGAAACGGGATTCCAGGCAGAGATCAAAACGagatacaaaaaaacagtCAGCAGAAAATATACATGAACCG GTATACGAGCCGTCCCCTAAACGACTAAGGATTGTTTCAAATGCACAAAGCTTTACTACAAACATGGCATCTGTCATTGGAGCTTCCTCAAACATTTTCAGCAAAACTGATAAACCTA ATCAAACATTAGAGGAGAATATTGATGCAAAGACCGTGTCTGAATCTCCTGCAATACAAATGGCTACGAAACCTGCAGTGACCATAg GTACCAAAACACCTGGAAGTACTcgatcggaaaaaaaattggcggtTTCAGCAAACAATTGCACAGAGCTAGAAGAATTCGCGG GTGTGCAATCTGCTAAAAGcggccaacaaaaaaaaaacgagttccAGCAGGCAGCGCTGACGGTGGGACAGAACTACCAACGTGTTTACCCAAACGTCCAATGTCGACCACGAAAGGTTCAG AAAACAACGCGAACATATCAGGACCAACAACATCATGGTTACTAG
- the LOC130695498 gene encoding uncharacterized protein LOC130695498 isoform X1: MPNVVLSRESLLFYQQSKMNAKVQSRSLPVVFDDTYQEDGNRGLKSPVALRTKALQGRKAETDGKIKSVKPLQDAAASHKKISEDILLNTSNHLLQVAPEEHHRELNGSKKKGRAKVKGKESTVLQNASKTQINEVEKMKIGKKRDSRQRSKRDTKKQSAENIHEPVYEPSPKRLRIVSNAQSFTTNMASVIGASSNIFSKTDKPNQTLEENIDAKTVSESPAIQMATKPAVTIGTKTPGSTRSEKKLAVSANNCTELEEFAGVQSAKSGQQKKNEFQQAALTVGQNYQRVYPNVQCRPRKVQSAENNANISGPTTSWLLDEPFSDKKADIDTTESEDETCSSYSEVDEDVIFSRSGNILENISSNSSILLKALTRQNKKSFGVFPFSRV, translated from the exons ATGCCGAATGTAGTGTTGTCACGCGaatctttattgttttaccAACAGAGTAAAATGAACGCAAa AGTACAAAGTCGATCTCTTCCTGTTGTTTTTGATGACACTTACCAAGAAGATGGTAACCGGGGATTAAAGAGTCCTGTAGCTCTCAGGACCAAAGCATTGCAAGGAAGGAAAGCTGAAACAGACGGGAAAATCAAAAGTGTGAAACCTCTTCAAGATGCTGCTGCATCACATAAGAAAATATCAGAAGATATACTTCTAAACACCTCAAATCACCTCTTACAAGTTGCTCCAGAGGAACATCACCGTGAACTAAATGGATctaagaaaaaag GAAGGGCAAAAGTAAAAGGGAAAGAGTCTACCGTCCTTCAAAATGCTAGTAAAACTCAAATAAATGAGgttgagaaaatgaaaattggcAAGAAACGGGATTCCAGGCAGAGATCAAAACGagatacaaaaaaacagtCAGCAGAAAATATACATGAACCG GTATACGAGCCGTCCCCTAAACGACTAAGGATTGTTTCAAATGCACAAAGCTTTACTACAAACATGGCATCTGTCATTGGAGCTTCCTCAAACATTTTCAGCAAAACTGATAAACCTA ATCAAACATTAGAGGAGAATATTGATGCAAAGACCGTGTCTGAATCTCCTGCAATACAAATGGCTACGAAACCTGCAGTGACCATAg GTACCAAAACACCTGGAAGTACTcgatcggaaaaaaaattggcggtTTCAGCAAACAATTGCACAGAGCTAGAAGAATTCGCGG GTGTGCAATCTGCTAAAAGcggccaacaaaaaaaaaacgagttccAGCAGGCAGCGCTGACGGTGGGACAGAACTACCAACGTGTTTACCCAAACGTCCAATGTCGACCACGAAAGGTTCAG TCTGCAGAAAACAACGCGAACATATCAGGACCAACAACATCATGGTTACTAGATGAACCATTTTCAGATAAGAAGGCTGACATCGATACAACGG AAAGTGAAGATGAGACTTGCTCCTCCTATTCAGAAGTAGACGAGGACGTCATTTTCTCCAGAAGTGGAAACATTCTTGAGAATATAAGCTCGAATAGTTCAATTCTCCTAAAGGCTTTGAcacgtcaaaacaaaaagagcttTGGAGTCTTCCCTTTCTCCAGAGTTTGA